From the Eschrichtius robustus isolate mEscRob2 chromosome 19, mEscRob2.pri, whole genome shotgun sequence genome, the window CCAGGCAGGATTTTGGAGTCTGGGGCCTCAGGGACACAGGGTGAGGGTCTCGGAGTAGGCCTGGGGTCTGGGGTCCTGGGGTCTCAGAGCCAGGTGATCGTACCAGGAGCTGCAGCCGGCGCAGCAGCCGGTCCAACCGGGCCTGCAGGGCGCCCAGATCGGGCTCCAGGGTCCGCAGGGAAGGGCCTCCTGCCCGGCGCAGCCACTGCACATGCCTCAGGTAGGAGAACAGGTCTGCCCGCAGCCGTGTCAGCACTCCCGGTAGCTGGGGgacgggcggggtggggggggtggcgtCAAGGAGCACCTGGCACCTGCCCGCTCCAGCCCCTAACCCCCTGCACCCCCTTCACTGCCCAGCTCCCACCTTTGACCCATCCCCTGCCCTTACCTGCAGGGCTCCCAGTGCCCCCGCACTCATGGCCAAGGTGGGGAGGGAATCCAGGTTGTGGTCTCCGTCAGCTGGGAATTTGTCTCTCTTGGGGGGAAAGAAACCGTGAGAGGGACCCTGCCCAGCTCCGGGGGTCCCTTCATCCCCCACCACGAGCCCCGGCCTCCTTTCTCCCCCGTCTCTGCCACCGTGGTAGCCCAGACGCCCTTCCCGCTCTCGGTCTTGGCCCCAGCCCATCCCCTCCAGGCTCTCCTACCAGCTGTGCGGCCAGCTGCCGAGTGTCCGCCAGGAGAGAGCGGGTCAGGAGGACGGCGCTGTCCAGCTCAGCCCGAGGGTCTGGGGAGGCCCGTGGGGGGCCAGGAGGTGGCCCCGGGGCAGCAGCTCTACCTGGCCACAGGCTCAGCGCGACCAGGACCAGGCAGCAGACAcctgagggagggagaggacagaAAGGAGGCTCAGGCCCGACTGGGggatctgagggaggaggggctggggtgggggttcTGAGTCCCAGGGCGGAGCGCCCAGGGCACGTCGCAGGGCCTGGGCtggtttccctctccctctctggctcTGGTCGCCCCGCCCGTCGGAGCAGACGCGCCCCGGGGCGGGTAGACGGGCCGGGCGTCTCCCGTCCGCCCCCGGACGCCGGAATCTGGGCCCCGGGGCGGGGCAGGAGGGGGGAGACACAGGCCAGAACCTGCCCCCTCCCGGGGCTCAGGAGCCCGAGCCGGACTGAGAGCAGGGGAAGGAGACCTGGACAGAGGTCCGGGGGCCGTGACCCCTCCCCGGGAGACCCCCGCGTAGGCCCCACCAGAGTGGACCGCGGAAGGCCGGGCCGCAGCGCCGGGGATACCCCACAGCACACCTGGGCGGAGAGAGGCAGAGGCGCGGGCGCGCCGGGCTCGCGGCGGGGAGAGAGGGACCCGGCGGTGCTCAGCGCGGGGGCTCCGGCCCGCTCCCTCCGCGGCCGCCCATCCCCCAGCGGCCACGCCCACCCCTCCCGCCAGCCAATCAGCGACCCCCGGGCCGCCCCGCTCCCGCAGCACACCCCCAGCCCGCCCCCTGGGCCCTCCCAGGCCGCGGTCTGTCCGCCCGTCCGTCCGCATCTGTCTGGCTCTCCTGTTTCTGTCTGCACCCCTGTGTCTCCCTCTGTCTTTCCTCCCCGTAGCTGGGGTCGGTGTTCTGGGCTTGCTCTCACCTCCTtggcctctctgcctcagtttccctcccgGAGCCTCTCTGTTGAGGTCCCTGGGAGTCTGCGTCTCTCGGTCCCCGCTGACTCCCTGGGGGGTCCCTGGCCCTTTGGGATCACCCCCTGGCATTCGTCTGTCTCTGTCTGCGAGTCTCCATTTCTCTCTGCCTCGCGCTGCCCTGTCGGTGTCTCCGCGTCTCTGATCCGTCCTTTCATCTCTCGCTCTGCCCGTCCCTTCTCTAGGCCTCCTGCTTTCTCTGAATCTCCTTCCCGCTCGCTCCGTCTCCGCCTCCCCATCGCTCCCTCGCTCTCCTCCGTCTCTCGGTCCGATTCCGCTGTGTCTGTCTGCTCCCCACCCTTCCCGCCGAcggtccctccctcctccctccctgttcCCCCTCCGGGAGCTTGAACCAACTTACTGTTCATGTCCCCACAGGGCAGGGGTTccccagggcagggggcagggggctgggggcctTTAACCCTTCCCTGTCCGCTGCCGTGGGAGCCCTGGGGGTCAGCTGGGCCtcggcctggggaggggaggcatgTGCGTGTGAGCAGAGAGGGCCGCGGCAGTGAGGGAGTGTGTGCGCCTGGGGGGTTATATAgggggccggggcgggcgggcggggggcaGGCGGCAGGGGAGGGCGGCCTGACACATCCTGACTCAccctccctgcctgccttttCCATTCCGACGGAGCCGGCTGCCTCGCAGGGCTCACGCCGCCGCGCTCGGAGGAGGGCACGGAAGGAAAAGTTGGAAAAGTtgaaaagggaaaggggggggtGGTCGGAGAGGGGCTGGTGAGGTCATTGgcgtcccctccctccacctcctcggccggccgccgccgccgccgccgccgccgccgccgccgccgccggggtaGACACGCGCAGCTCAAGAGCTGGGGCCTGGCTGCGGGGCGGGGGTCCGGCTGGACCAGGACAGGCAGAGAGATGGGGTGGCAGGGGGTGATGGGGACGGGGTAGAGGTGGCAACGGGGCCACAAGACGCAGGCCTGGCGGGCTGGAGGTGAGACGGGGTGAGACTCCcagggacagagagagatggagaggccgAGACCCAGGCAAGGAggtagagacacacagagagatggGGACACGGGACAGAGGTGGAGAGTCTGAGGTGCAGAGATAGAGACAGCCAAGGAGACACGCTGCAGAGGCAGAGAAACAGGAGAGCGAAGTGAGGTTTGAGGGGCAAGATGAAGACAGCAGGAGACGTCTGGAGAGACCCAGAGAGACCCCCAAAAGGAAAAGGGACAGAGACAGGCATGCCAGAAAGAGGGGAGGCAGGCGGCAGAAAAGAGAGACACGAGGCAGGGTGACAGAGATGGAGAAGCCCCAGGGGGCAGAGATCCTCCGAGAGATGCAGATGCTGAGATGACGAGGACTCAGCAGTGGGGACTGAGAGAGGGGGAGCCTTTCTCCAAGAGACAGGTTGGAACATGGTGAGAGAGAaccagaggcagagagacagagaccaaGAGAAAGAGGCATCGAGACACCCAGTAGAGGTGAGACCTCGGGCACAtggcttcacctctctgtgcctcggtttctccatctgtgaaatagggataCCCCGGGCACGACCCCCTCCCGAAAGCCTGTGTGAGGATACAGTGAGTTCACTCCTGTAAAGCACACAACCAGCTCTCAGTAAATGCGAACCATTGCTATTCTCACCGTTGATTTTTATGAACATATCcagggagacagagaaaaagagggagcccCTGGGAGAGATGGAGATGGTGAGACACGGAGAGAgcagctggggtgggtggggggagctgGAGACCGGGATAGGGCAGGGAGGACACCATGCGGAGAGGTGGAGATGCGGAGAGGGGTGGGAGCAGGAGTGGGAGACACAGACTCAGGGGGATAGTGGTGCCGACACAGACGCACACAGGGAGTACCAGGTATACGGAGCAGAGGTGGCCCCGGGGATTCAGGGCAGAACGAACGAGTGAGGGACCATGACAGGAACCCAAGTCCCCAGGAGCACCGCGACCCCCAGGATAAGGGTGGCAGAGAAGGGTGGAGGGTAGTGAGAAGACGGAAGGTGACAAGGACTTCCAAAGGTCCCCCcgcagacacccccccccccccaccggccCCTGCGACTGCTGAGCTGGCAAGGGGGCTCTGAGGATGAATGGCGGCTGAAGtcctccccctcccatcccccaccacTTGGGGGGACAACTGCTCAGGTCCCCAGGGAGGTGAGGTCACAGCCCCCCCATGGTGGGACATGACCTCATCGCCTCAGGTAAgagctccctctgcctctctcagtCTGTCATGGCCACCCCTGCCAGGGCCCCCCAGgggccctccccagcccctgctcaTGCTGGGACCCAGGCCTCTGACCACTGGGTCTCTGCCCCCAGGGGGCCTGTTTCCGGCTGAGTCAGCGTGGGGGGGCCCAAGGCTGCGTCAGTGAGGGGAGAACTGACGTAGCCCCCCCCCAAGACCGGTGGGGCCAGCCAAGGTGACTCAGGCCACCAGCCTGGGGGATGGACTGGCGTGAGGGGATGGGAGACTGAGCCTGGGGCCAGCCTGAGAGCCACAGCAGGGATCTGATGATGGCAGCCCCTTCCACCTCCGGGGAACCGATCCCATTGCTTTAACCTAGGAGTCCAAGAGCCCagctcctcctccctcagacTCAGGGGTCCAGACCCCCGCCGCCTACTCCCTCGGATCCAGGAGCCCAGctctcagccccctcctccctcagacccaggtgGCAGGTGTCCAGGCCCGAAACCCTTGTTTCTAGAAAGGTAGAGAAAACTTGTGGCCATTCTGCAATTTGGGGGTGCTCTGTTGGGGAAGGTCAGGAGTCTAGGCATCGGTCATCAGTCCCCCACTAGTGCCATTCCCCTCGGCCTGCTTCGGCCCTCTCAGCCCGGGGATGCGGGGTCGTCTTCCCTCACCGTGGCAGCAGGAGGCCGGTGGCTTCAGGACGGGAGGGCGGGGGCTGCTCAGGACTCCTGGGTCTTCCCCAGGGTTGGGGACACTCAGGCTACTTCTGTGGAAAGGAGGGCAGACAAAGACAGAGACACGAGTAAAGAGATGGAGAGGCAGGGTAGGAGACTCACAAACAATGACAGGAGATGACAGTGACAAACAGAAAGAGACAGGAGCACAGAGGCCAGagtgagaaagagacagagaggaaaaaaaaaaaaaaattgggacccTTACAGACGCAGAGACAAGCTCAGGGGCTCGGAGACAAAGACTGGGGGAGACACGGAGCTGAGACTCTGAGGGGTGATGACAGCCGTGGGGGGCAGATGCCACTGGGATATGACGGGGGACCCCAGGGGGTCCTTGCTCATGTGCTGGCCCCTGGGTGAGGTGGAGCTGGCTGGTGTGAGGTCAGCAGGTCCGAGGCTGTGTGTGTCCGTCTGTCTGTCCCTGGGGGGTCCTGTCTGGCCCCTGGGGGGTGACGGGGCAGGCGGGCCGCAGAGGCAGCCCAAACCTGTCATTAGTGGTGAGGGCCGTGACGGCGGCCCCCCCAGCCCCAAGCCGCGGTCCAGGGCCCGGcggccccgcccccccaccccctccttgaTCCCTGAGGAATCCCGGGAATTGGGAAGTGGGTCCAGATGATGTTGACACAGGAAACGGTCAGCAGCTGCCCGGCCTCAGCCCCACAACCCCTctgacccccacccccggccccctgCCGAGCCCCTCGGACCTGTGTCATCTCTGACGAAGGCAACCCTGGGCCCACTCAGCACCCACCAGGATGTTTACGGGAGATGGGTAGGACGGGAGGCAGCCTCAAAGGGCTTCTTGAGAAATGGGGTCTGGACTCCTGGACAGCTGCCCTCAGACCTagtcccctgccccctcctccctcagaccccgGGGTCCAGAcccccagcccctcttccctcagACCTGGGAGTTCTGACCCCCAAATGCTCCCTTCCCTCTGATCCAAGTGTCCAGACCCCCCCAGCTCCCTTCTCCCTCAGACTCAGGATCTGGACACAATGACACACCGCCCCAGGAGAGCTGAGCCCCCTCCTCACTGGCTGGAAAGCTGAGTGGAGGTTCAGGGGAGAATGAGGGAATCAcgttcccaccccagcccccaagtTGGCCTCCTCCCCCACCACTGGGGTGGACCAAACCAGAAGCTTGGGGACCCCAGTCGGATCCATTTCCCTGTTTGCAGGGGGGGAAACAGACTGAGCTAGAAGGGGCTCCCTTCCCATgagtcccctccccaccacccggGGCCTCAGATCTCTCCGATCCTGGCCCTCCCTTTACACACTCCCCATCAGGAGGCCTGGATGCCTTTGGGACCAGGGGACGGGACTCCTGAGCAAGAGCCTCCCAGGGGACTCCTGAGCAAGAGCTCTGGCCTATGGCCTGACCCCCATTTTCTCATCGCCCTCTTAGGTCTCCTGGTTGCTAGGGGGCCTCCCTAACAATGGGGCTCAGTGAGGTCTTCTGGGCCTCAGGCCCCCTGCCCCTGGTTGCTAGGGGGAAGACTCCCTGGCAACCAGGTCTCAGGAGCCTTTGGGTCACCTCGAGCTGCCTTTCAGGAATGTTTACTAAGCAGAGGGATTCCCTGGCAAGAAGGTCTCAGGGTGCCCACTCCTTGGACCAGGCCAGTATGACCCCCcccttctttcttcccaattGCTAAGTGGGCTCCCTAGAAATAGAACTTAGAACTTTGGGGGCCAGCTGGGCAGGCGGGCGGGGCCGAGCCGGTTGCTGGGGTGATGGCCTTCAAGGTCTCTCCCCACAGAGGCCCCAGGAGTCTGGGGAGGCGACATGGTGGGGTCTGGGATCCCAGCTTTGGGCCTcttcctgctaatgcagggctcAGTAGGTGAGGGGGCTGATGAGAGGGTCAGAGAGCTGAGCAGAGGGCCTCCTCACCCTCCATACAGCCTCCCAACACCGCTCTTTTCTTTCACAGACGGGAATGGAATCCAGGGATTCTTCTATCCATGGAGTGAGCAGTGGAGGAAACCCTGGGTCCCCTGGGGACAGGGAGCCCAGACTAGACTCTTGGGTCtaaagggaggaggggctgggggcccggaCCCCTGGTctgagggaagaggggctggggtCTGGATCCctggtctgagggaggaggggctgggggcccggagtcctgggtctgaggggggaggggctggggacccggacccctgggtctgaggggggaggggctgggggcccggacccctgggtctgaggggggaggggctgggggcccggacccctgggtctgaggggggaggggctgggggcccggacccctgggtctgaggggggaggggctgggggcccggacccctgggtctgaggggggaggggctgggggcccggacccctgggtctgaggggggaggggctgggggcccggacccctgggtctgtggggggaggggctgggggcccggacccctgggtctgaggggggaggggctgggggcccggacccctgggtctgaggggggaggggctgggggcccggacccctgggtctgaggggggaggggctgggggcccggacccctgggtctgaggggggaggggctgggggcccggacccctgggtctgaggggggaggggctgggggcctggagtcCAGGGTCCAGCACGAAGTAAGCACTAGGCCGGCAGCCCCAGAGCCTGGTGTTGGGGTCAGGCTCTGTGAGGCAGCTGCCCCTTGCGCTGGTCCCCAGGCTGTGAGGGAGATGTGT encodes:
- the IL11 gene encoding interleukin-11, whose translation is MNSVCCLVLVALSLWPGRAAAPGPPPGPPRASPDPRAELDSAVLLTRSLLADTRQLAAQLRDKFPADGDHNLDSLPTLAMSAGALGALQLPGVLTRLRADLFSYLRHVQWLRRAGGPSLRTLEPDLGALQARLDRLLRRLQLLMSRLALPQAPPDPPAPPLPPPASPWGGVRAAHAILGGLHLTLDWAVRGLLLLKTRL